The following coding sequences are from one Bradyrhizobium sp. WSM471 window:
- a CDS encoding class I SAM-dependent methyltransferase produces the protein MTELFDGYHDNYRDVVQSSIDFSGLPHHFFMRAKADLLGILIAQRLDTNRPDMLDVGCGVGSLHPLLHGMVGRLSGIDVSSASLAQARADNGRVDYREFDGRTFPFDDASFDLVTAVCVMHHVVPIEWAQFIAEMRRVTRPGGLVCVIEHNPYNPLTRLAVARCEFDRDAVLLGAGTTRKLMAAGGLREIGARHFLLLPWDTRPARRLEATLSGVPLGGQYAAYGTA, from the coding sequence ATGACCGAGCTCTTCGACGGTTATCACGACAACTACCGTGACGTGGTCCAATCCTCGATCGACTTCTCCGGTTTGCCGCATCACTTCTTCATGCGCGCCAAGGCTGATCTGCTCGGCATCCTGATCGCGCAGCGGCTCGACACGAACAGGCCCGACATGCTGGACGTCGGCTGCGGCGTCGGCAGCCTTCATCCCCTGCTGCACGGCATGGTTGGGCGCTTGAGCGGTATCGACGTTTCTTCGGCCAGCCTGGCGCAGGCACGCGCTGACAATGGCAGGGTCGACTACCGTGAGTTCGACGGCCGCACGTTTCCTTTCGACGATGCCAGCTTCGATCTGGTCACGGCCGTCTGCGTGATGCACCACGTCGTGCCGATCGAATGGGCGCAATTCATCGCGGAGATGCGGCGTGTGACGCGCCCCGGGGGACTCGTCTGCGTCATCGAGCACAATCCGTACAACCCGCTGACCCGCCTTGCCGTCGCGCGTTGTGAGTTCGACCGGGACGCCGTCTTGCTCGGGGCTGGCACAACCCGAAAATTGATGGCTGCCGGCGGCTTGCGCGAGATCGGTGCGCGCCATTTCCTGCTGCTGCCTTGGGACACCAGGCCGGCGCGGCGCCTCGAAGCGACCCTGAGCGGCGTGCCGCTCGGCGGCCAGTACGCCGCCTACGGGACCGCTTGA
- a CDS encoding glycosyltransferase family 2 protein: MAANFQSIRYSLVIPVFNEEAVLPVLLRRLDLVLSRLDGPAEAIFVDDGSRDSSSIVLQALATRDPRFRYIGLSRNFGHQIAITAGMDAAQGEAIIVMDADLQDPPEVIEQLIAKWQEGNDIVHARRLSRDGESRFKRATAHLFYRLLGRMSSVGIPADVGDFRLIDRKVLDALRQMPEQDRFVRGMIAWLGFRQAEVAFHRLERAAGETKYPLFKMVRLAMNAALGFSDLPLRLAIWCGLTVSGLALLYGGWVILLWLSNDSHLVTGWSSTIVVVSLLCGMNMLMTGIVGLYVGRIHAEVKRRPLYVVQTRAGFDRNEAAAAPAIHAVNE; the protein is encoded by the coding sequence ATGGCGGCCAATTTCCAGTCGATCCGCTACAGCCTCGTCATCCCCGTGTTCAACGAGGAAGCCGTGCTGCCGGTGCTGCTGCGCAGGCTCGACCTGGTCTTGTCCCGGCTGGACGGGCCGGCAGAGGCGATCTTCGTCGACGACGGCAGCAGGGACTCCAGCTCGATCGTGCTACAGGCGCTCGCCACGCGCGACCCGCGCTTTCGCTATATCGGCCTGTCGCGAAATTTCGGGCATCAGATCGCCATCACCGCCGGCATGGACGCCGCGCAAGGTGAAGCGATCATCGTCATGGATGCCGACTTGCAGGATCCGCCCGAAGTGATCGAGCAATTGATCGCAAAATGGCAGGAAGGCAACGACATCGTCCACGCCCGCCGCCTGTCGCGCGACGGCGAAAGCCGGTTCAAGCGCGCGACCGCGCATCTGTTCTACCGGCTTCTCGGCAGGATGTCCTCGGTCGGCATCCCCGCCGATGTCGGCGACTTCCGCCTGATCGATCGCAAGGTGCTCGACGCGCTTCGGCAGATGCCGGAGCAGGACCGCTTCGTACGCGGCATGATCGCCTGGCTCGGCTTCCGGCAAGCCGAGGTCGCGTTCCACCGCCTCGAGCGTGCAGCGGGCGAGACCAAATATCCGCTGTTCAAGATGGTACGGCTCGCGATGAACGCCGCGCTCGGCTTTTCCGATCTGCCCTTGCGGCTCGCGATCTGGTGCGGATTGACGGTCTCGGGTCTGGCACTGCTCTATGGCGGCTGGGTGATCCTGTTGTGGCTCAGCAACGATAGTCATCTCGTGACCGGCTGGTCCTCGACGATCGTTGTCGTGTCCCTGCTGTGCGGAATGAACATGCTGATGACGGGCATCGTGGGGCTTTACGTCGGCCGCATCCATGCCGAGGTGAAACGTCGCCCGCTCTATGTGGTGCAGACGCGCGCTGGCTTCGACCGCAACGAGGCGGCGGCCGCACCCGCGATCCACGCCGTCAACGAATGA
- a CDS encoding Flp family type IVb pilin yields MTLLKSFLADENGATAIEYCLIATGIAFAIIVAVNNTGSALLSGKFNSISAAMK; encoded by the coding sequence ATGACTTTGCTCAAGTCATTTCTTGCCGATGAAAATGGTGCCACCGCCATCGAGTATTGTCTGATCGCCACCGGCATCGCGTTCGCGATCATCGTGGCCGTGAACAACACCGGCAGCGCACTCCTGAGCGGCAAATTCAACTCGATCAGCGCGGCGATGAAGTAG
- a CDS encoding Ku protein, with the protein MAPRANWKGFLRLSLVTCPVALYPATSDTEKVSFNQINRKTGHRIKYLKVDAETGDEVTSEDIVKGYKVDTDTYIEVTKDELDDIALESTHTIEIDEFVPKTDIDSRYLIRPYYLVPDGKVGHDAFAVIRETIRSMDKVAIGRVVLTNREHIIALEPLGSGLMGTLLRYPYEVRGEKDYFDDIQDVKLTKDMLDLAKHIVEKKSGAFEPELFEDHYETALIDLINKKRSGAPIAAKAAPKTGGNVINLMDALKKSIANEKDAGPAAKVAKDATKDAVKGKKPKKRVEGQREMLLPIAGKGGKDAAAKAAPKKADKPVRAQARAKKAG; encoded by the coding sequence ATGGCCCCCCGCGCCAATTGGAAGGGTTTTCTGCGTTTGTCCCTCGTGACCTGCCCGGTCGCGCTCTATCCGGCCACTTCGGATACCGAGAAGGTCTCGTTCAACCAGATCAACCGCAAGACCGGCCACCGGATCAAGTACCTCAAGGTCGACGCCGAGACCGGTGACGAGGTGACTTCGGAGGACATCGTCAAGGGGTACAAGGTGGACACCGACACCTATATCGAGGTCACCAAGGACGAGCTCGACGACATCGCGCTGGAGTCCACCCACACGATCGAGATCGACGAGTTCGTACCGAAGACCGATATCGACAGCCGCTATCTGATCCGCCCCTATTATCTCGTGCCCGATGGCAAGGTCGGCCACGACGCCTTTGCGGTGATCCGCGAGACGATCCGGAGCATGGACAAGGTCGCGATCGGCCGCGTGGTGCTGACCAACCGCGAGCACATCATCGCGCTGGAGCCGCTCGGGAGCGGCCTGATGGGGACGCTGCTGCGCTACCCCTATGAGGTGCGCGGCGAGAAGGACTATTTCGACGATATCCAGGACGTGAAGCTGACCAAGGACATGCTCGACCTCGCAAAGCACATCGTCGAGAAGAAGTCCGGCGCGTTCGAGCCCGAGCTGTTCGAGGACCATTACGAGACCGCGCTGATCGACCTCATCAACAAGAAGCGCAGCGGCGCGCCCATCGCCGCGAAGGCCGCGCCCAAGACCGGCGGCAACGTCATCAACCTCATGGACGCGCTGAAGAAGAGCATCGCGAACGAGAAGGACGCAGGCCCCGCGGCGAAGGTGGCCAAGGATGCGACCAAGGACGCCGTCAAGGGCAAGAAGCCGAAGAAGCGCGTCGAAGGCCAGCGCGAGATGCTGCTGCCGATTGCCGGCAAGGGCGGCAAGGACGCTGCTGCGAAAGCCGCTCCCAAAAAAGCCGACAAGCCGGTGCGCGCGCAGGCCCGGGCGAAGAAGGCCGGCTAG
- a CDS encoding response regulator transcription factor, producing the protein MRLLVVEDDPDLNRQLTKALTDAGYVVDRAFDGEEGHYLGDTEPYDAVVLDIGLPKKDGISVLEAWRRNGRTMPVLILTARDRWSDKVQGFDAGADDYVAKPFHLEEVLARIRALLRRSTGHAQSELSCGPVTLDTRTGRVSVSGNPIKMTSHEYRLLAYLMHHSGRVVSRTELVEHLYDQDFDRDSNTIEVFVGRIRKKLDVDIIQTVRGLGYLLTPPAPGA; encoded by the coding sequence GTGCGCCTGCTCGTCGTTGAGGACGACCCCGATCTCAATCGCCAGCTTACCAAGGCGCTGACCGACGCCGGCTATGTCGTCGATCGCGCCTTCGACGGGGAGGAGGGACATTATCTCGGTGACACCGAGCCCTACGACGCCGTGGTGCTCGACATAGGCCTGCCGAAGAAGGACGGCATCTCGGTGCTGGAAGCCTGGCGGCGTAACGGCCGCACCATGCCGGTCCTGATCCTCACCGCGCGCGACCGCTGGAGCGACAAGGTCCAGGGCTTCGATGCCGGCGCCGACGACTATGTCGCAAAGCCGTTCCACCTGGAGGAGGTGCTGGCGCGGATCCGCGCGCTGCTGCGCCGCTCCACCGGCCACGCCCAGAGCGAGCTGAGCTGCGGCCCCGTCACGCTCGACACCAGGACCGGACGGGTCAGCGTGTCGGGTAATCCCATCAAGATGACGTCGCACGAATATCGGCTTCTGGCCTACCTGATGCACCATTCGGGCCGCGTCGTATCCCGCACCGAGCTGGTCGAGCATCTCTACGACCAGGACTTCGACCGCGACTCCAACACCATCGAGGTCTTCGTCGGCCGCATCCGCAAGAAGCTCGACGTCGACATCATCCAAACCGTCCGTGGCCTCGGCTATCTCCTGACCCCGCCGGCCCCCGGCGCCTGA